One window of the Pseudomonas sihuiensis genome contains the following:
- the ccoN gene encoding cytochrome-c oxidase, cbb3-type subunit I → MSTAISQTAYNYKVVRQFAIMTVIWGVIGMGLGVFIAAQLVWPELNLNLPWTSFGRLRPLHTNAVIFAFGGCALFATSYYVVQRTCQTRLISDGLAAFTFWGWQAVIVLAVITLPMGYTSTKEYAELEWPIDILLGLVWITYLVVFFGTIVKRKTKHIYVGNWFFGAFILVTAMLHIVNSAAMPVSLFKSYSVYAGATDAMIQWWYGHNAVGFFLTTGFLGMMYYFVPKQAERPIYSYRLSIVHFWALITLYIWAGPHHLHYTALPDWAQSLGMAMSVILLAPSWGGMINGMMSLSGAWHKLRTDPILRFLVVSLAFYGMSTFEGPMMAIKTVNALSHYTDWTIGHVHAGALGWVAMISIGSLYHLIPKVFGREQMHSIGLINAHFWLATIGTVLYIASMWVNGITQGLMWRAVNEDGTLTYSFVESLEASHAGYVVRMIGGAFFVTGMLLMTYNTWRTVRAAKPAEYEAAAQIPAVQGSAH, encoded by the coding sequence ATGAGCACAGCAATCAGTCAGACTGCTTATAACTATAAGGTGGTCCGCCAGTTCGCCATTATGACGGTGATCTGGGGGGTCATTGGGATGGGTCTAGGCGTGTTCATCGCCGCACAACTCGTGTGGCCGGAACTCAACCTAAACCTGCCGTGGACCAGCTTCGGCCGTCTGCGCCCGCTTCACACCAACGCGGTGATCTTCGCCTTTGGCGGATGCGCACTGTTCGCCACCTCGTATTACGTGGTCCAGCGCACCTGTCAGACGCGCCTGATCTCCGACGGTCTGGCTGCCTTCACCTTCTGGGGTTGGCAAGCTGTCATCGTGCTCGCCGTGATCACCCTGCCGATGGGCTACACCAGCACCAAGGAATACGCCGAGCTGGAATGGCCGATCGACATCCTTCTGGGCCTGGTCTGGATCACCTACCTGGTGGTGTTCTTCGGCACTATCGTCAAGCGCAAGACCAAGCACATTTATGTGGGCAACTGGTTCTTCGGCGCCTTCATCCTCGTGACCGCCATGCTGCATATCGTCAACAGCGCCGCCATGCCGGTGAGCCTGTTCAAGTCGTACTCGGTCTACGCCGGGGCGACCGACGCGATGATCCAGTGGTGGTACGGCCACAACGCCGTAGGCTTCTTCCTGACCACCGGCTTCCTGGGCATGATGTACTACTTCGTACCCAAGCAGGCCGAGCGTCCGATCTACTCCTATCGCCTGTCCATCGTGCACTTCTGGGCGCTGATCACCCTGTACATCTGGGCCGGCCCGCACCACCTGCACTACACCGCCCTGCCGGACTGGGCCCAGAGCCTGGGCATGGCCATGTCGGTCATCCTCCTGGCACCAAGCTGGGGCGGCATGATCAACGGCATGATGAGCCTGTCGGGCGCCTGGCATAAGCTGCGCACCGACCCGATCCTGCGCTTCCTGGTGGTATCGCTGGCGTTCTACGGCATGTCGACCTTCGAAGGCCCGATGATGGCCATCAAGACCGTCAACGCCCTGTCCCACTACACCGACTGGACCATCGGCCACGTGCACGCAGGGGCGCTGGGCTGGGTGGCGATGATCTCCATCGGTTCGCTGTATCACCTGATTCCCAAGGTGTTCGGTCGTGAGCAGATGCACAGCATCGGCCTGATCAACGCGCACTTCTGGCTGGCGACCATCGGCACCGTGCTGTACATCGCCTCGATGTGGGTCAACGGCATCACCCAGGGCCTGATGTGGCGCGCAGTCAACGAAGACGGCACCCTCACCTACTCCTTCGTCGAATCGCTGGAAGCCAGCCATGCAGGTTATGTCGTACGCATGATCGGTGGTGCCTTCTTCGTCACCGGCATGCTGCTGATGACTTACAACACCTGGCGCACCGTGCGCGCCGCCAAGCCGGCTGAATACGAAGCAGCCGCGCAGATCCCCGCAGTTCAAGGGAGCGCCCACTGA
- the ccoP gene encoding cytochrome-c oxidase, cbb3-type subunit III, protein MTTFWSWYITLLTVGSLVALFWLIFATRKGEVHKNPTEQTMGHSFDGIEEYDNPLPKWWFMLFVGTLVFSVAYLLLYPGLGNFKGLLPGYEDGWTQVNQWQREMDRADELYGPIFAKYAAMPIEEVAKDERALKMGGRLFASNCSVCHGSDAKGSYGFPNLTDNSWRWGGEPETIKTSIMHGRVGVMPAQGPMIGEDGVRNVAAYVLTELGGRDLPEDAQADVAAGKQIFATLCSACHTPAGTGMAVMGAPDLTQPSAFIYGSSFAQLQQTIRYGRSGNMPAQGDFLGNDKAHLLAAYVLKLSQGEDK, encoded by the coding sequence ATGACCACCTTCTGGAGTTGGTACATCACCCTGCTGACCGTTGGTTCGCTGGTTGCGCTGTTCTGGCTGATTTTCGCCACCCGCAAGGGCGAAGTTCACAAGAACCCCACCGAGCAGACCATGGGCCACTCTTTCGATGGCATCGAGGAGTACGACAACCCGCTGCCCAAGTGGTGGTTCATGTTGTTCGTCGGCACCCTGGTGTTTTCCGTGGCTTACCTGCTGCTGTATCCGGGCCTGGGTAACTTCAAGGGCCTGCTGCCGGGCTACGAGGATGGCTGGACCCAGGTCAACCAGTGGCAGCGCGAAATGGATCGCGCCGATGAGCTGTACGGCCCGATTTTCGCCAAATATGCCGCCATGCCCATCGAGGAAGTGGCCAAGGACGAGCGCGCGCTGAAGATGGGCGGACGCCTGTTCGCCTCAAACTGCTCGGTCTGCCATGGCTCCGACGCCAAGGGCAGCTACGGCTTCCCCAACCTGACGGACAACAGCTGGCGCTGGGGTGGCGAGCCGGAGACCATAAAGACCTCCATCATGCATGGCCGCGTCGGAGTGATGCCTGCACAAGGCCCGATGATCGGCGAAGATGGTGTGCGTAACGTCGCTGCCTACGTCCTCACCGAACTGGGCGGTCGCGACCTTCCGGAAGATGCGCAGGCCGATGTCGCCGCCGGCAAGCAGATCTTCGCCACGCTCTGCTCCGCCTGCCACACCCCGGCCGGCACCGGCATGGCAGTGATGGGCGCGCCGGACCTGACTCAGCCCAGCGCCTTCATCTACGGCAGCAGCTTCGCCCAACTGCAGCAGACCATTCGCTATGGTCGCAGCGGCAACATGCCGGCTCAGGGTGATTTTCTCGGTAACGACAAGGCTCACCTGCTGGCTGCTTACGTGCTCAAGTTGAGCCAGGGCGAAGACAAGTAA
- a CDS encoding cbb3-type cytochrome oxidase subunit 3 produces the protein MFELIDIGTLRGLGSALVLIAFTAVTLWAYSGKRRDAFAEAANLPFADESKPAVSRTQA, from the coding sequence ATGTTCGAGCTTATCGATATCGGCACCCTGCGCGGCCTGGGCAGCGCACTGGTTCTGATCGCCTTCACCGCCGTTACCCTCTGGGCTTATAGCGGCAAGCGCCGCGACGCCTTCGCCGAGGCCGCCAACCTGCCCTTCGCCGATGAGTCCAAGCCCGCCGTTTCGAGGACCCAAGCATGA
- the ccoO gene encoding cytochrome-c oxidase, cbb3-type subunit II, whose amino-acid sequence MKHEILEKNIGLMALVMILAVSIGGLTQIVPLFFQDVTNEPVDGLKPYTALQLEGRDIYIREGCVGCHSQMIRPFRAETERYGHYSVAGESVWDHPFLWGSKRTGPDLARVGGRYSDEWHRAHLYNPRNVVPESIMPAYPWLVEQSLHGQDTAKKMSALRTLGVPYSEEDIAGASDAVKGKSEMDALVAYLQVLGTAVKNKR is encoded by the coding sequence ATGAAACACGAGATTCTCGAGAAGAACATCGGCCTGATGGCCCTGGTGATGATCCTGGCGGTCAGCATCGGCGGCCTGACGCAGATCGTCCCGCTGTTCTTCCAGGACGTCACCAACGAGCCGGTCGATGGCCTCAAGCCCTACACCGCGCTGCAACTGGAAGGCCGCGACATTTACATCCGCGAGGGCTGCGTCGGTTGCCATTCGCAGATGATCCGCCCGTTCCGCGCCGAGACCGAGCGCTACGGCCACTACTCCGTCGCCGGCGAAAGCGTCTGGGATCACCCCTTCCTGTGGGGCTCCAAGCGCACCGGCCCGGACCTGGCCCGCGTCGGCGGTCGCTACTCGGACGAGTGGCATCGCGCCCACCTGTACAACCCGCGCAACGTCGTGCCGGAGTCGATCATGCCCGCCTACCCCTGGCTGGTCGAACAGAGCCTCCATGGCCAGGACACGGCCAAGAAGATGAGCGCCTTGCGCACATTGGGCGTGCCCTACAGCGAAGAAGACATCGCCGGCGCCAGCGACGCGGTCAAGGGCAAGAGCGAGATGGATGCTCTGGTCGCTTACCTGCAGGTGCTTGGCACCGCCGTGAAGAACAAGAGGTGA
- the ccoN gene encoding cytochrome-c oxidase, cbb3-type subunit I, translating into MNTTTRSAYNYRVVRQFAIMTVVWGIVGMGLGVFIAAQLAWPELNFNLPWTSFGRLRPLHTNAVIFAFGGCALFATSYYAVQRTSQTTLFAPKLAAFTFWGWQLVIVLAAISLPLGWTSSKEYAELEWPIDILITIVWVSYAIVFFGTVMQRKVSHIYVGNWFFGGFILTVAILHVVNNLEIPVTLTKSYSLYAGATDAMIQWWYGHNAVGFFLTAGFLGMMYYFVPKQAGRPVYSYRLSIVHFWALIAVYIWAGPHHLHYTALPDWAQSLGMVMSLILLAPSWGGMINGMMTLSGAWHKLRTDPILRFLVVSLAFYGMSTFEGPMMAIKTVNALSHYTDWTIGHVHAGALGWVAMVSIGSLYHLIPKVFGREQMHSLGLINSHFWLATIGTVLYIASMWVNGITQGLMWRAVNEDGTLTYSFVESLEASHVGFVVRVIGGAIFFAGMLLMAWNVWLTVRSAKSTEMEAAAQFSVEGAH; encoded by the coding sequence ATGAACACAACAACCCGTTCCGCCTACAACTACAGGGTGGTTCGCCAGTTCGCCATTATGACGGTGGTTTGGGGCATCGTCGGCATGGGACTCGGCGTATTCATCGCTGCCCAGCTGGCCTGGCCCGAACTGAACTTCAACCTGCCGTGGACCAGCTTCGGCCGTCTGCGCCCGCTGCACACCAACGCGGTGATCTTCGCTTTCGGTGGCTGCGCCCTGTTCGCCACCAGTTACTACGCGGTGCAACGCACCAGTCAGACCACGCTGTTCGCTCCGAAGCTGGCGGCCTTCACCTTCTGGGGTTGGCAACTGGTGATCGTACTCGCAGCCATCAGCCTGCCACTGGGCTGGACCAGCTCCAAGGAATACGCCGAACTGGAATGGCCGATCGATATCCTGATCACCATCGTCTGGGTGTCCTATGCCATCGTCTTCTTCGGCACGGTGATGCAGCGCAAGGTCAGCCACATCTATGTGGGTAACTGGTTCTTCGGCGGGTTCATCCTCACCGTGGCCATCCTGCATGTGGTCAACAACCTGGAAATTCCGGTCACCCTGACCAAGTCCTACTCGCTGTATGCCGGCGCCACCGATGCGATGATCCAGTGGTGGTACGGCCACAACGCTGTGGGCTTCTTCCTTACCGCCGGTTTCCTGGGGATGATGTACTACTTCGTGCCCAAGCAGGCCGGTCGCCCGGTCTACTCCTATCGCCTGTCCATCGTCCACTTCTGGGCGCTGATCGCGGTGTACATCTGGGCCGGCCCGCACCACCTGCACTACACCGCGCTGCCGGATTGGGCGCAGAGCCTGGGCATGGTGATGTCGCTGATCCTCCTGGCGCCCAGCTGGGGCGGCATGATCAACGGCATGATGACCCTCTCCGGTGCCTGGCACAAACTACGCACCGACCCGATCCTGCGCTTCCTCGTGGTGTCGCTGGCGTTCTACGGCATGTCGACCTTCGAAGGCCCGATGATGGCAATCAAGACCGTCAACGCCCTGTCCCACTACACCGACTGGACCATCGGCCACGTACATGCCGGCGCCCTCGGCTGGGTCGCCATGGTGTCGATCGGCTCGCTGTATCACCTGATTCCCAAGGTGTTCGGCCGCGAGCAGATGCACAGCCTGGGCCTGATCAACAGTCACTTCTGGCTGGCCACCATCGGCACCGTGCTGTACATCGCCTCGATGTGGGTCAACGGCATCACTCAGGGCCTGATGTGGCGCGCAGTCAACGAAGACGGCACCCTCACCTACTCCTTCGTCGAATCGCTGGAAGCCAGCCATGTCGGCTTCGTGGTACGGGTGATCGGTGGCGCCATCTTCTTCGCCGGCATGCTGCTGATGGCCTGGAACGTCTGGCTGACCGTACGTAGCGCGAAATCCACCGAGATGGAAGCCGCTGCGCAGTTCTCGGTAGAAGGAGCCCACTGA
- a CDS encoding alpha/beta fold hydrolase: MSKGPSGFIDAGQCERELPGLWDEPPQAASGTLILAHGAGAPMDSPFMQYMAQGLAARGVRVVRFEFAYMAQRRVDGRKRPPNPQAQLLQQWRDIHAQVRQRVAGPVAIGGKSMGGRMASLLADELGASVLICLGYPFYAAGKPEKPRVAHLAALRTPTLIIQGERDALGNRETVAGYDLSAAIELHWLPAADHDLKPLKASGFNHEQHLDSAVQAIADRLQSC, encoded by the coding sequence ATGAGCAAAGGGCCATCTGGGTTTATTGACGCGGGTCAATGTGAGCGGGAACTGCCAGGGTTGTGGGACGAGCCGCCGCAGGCAGCGTCTGGCACGCTGATCCTGGCGCACGGTGCCGGTGCGCCGATGGACAGCCCATTCATGCAGTACATGGCTCAAGGTCTTGCCGCGCGCGGTGTGCGCGTGGTGCGCTTCGAGTTCGCCTATATGGCGCAGCGACGGGTGGACGGGCGCAAGCGCCCGCCCAATCCGCAGGCGCAACTGCTGCAGCAATGGCGTGACATACATGCTCAGGTGCGCCAACGGGTCGCAGGGCCTGTGGCCATCGGCGGCAAGTCGATGGGCGGGCGCATGGCCAGCCTGCTGGCCGATGAACTGGGCGCTTCAGTGCTGATTTGTCTGGGCTATCCCTTCTATGCCGCTGGTAAACCGGAAAAACCGCGAGTCGCCCATTTGGCTGCGCTGCGCACGCCGACGCTGATCATTCAGGGCGAGCGTGATGCTCTGGGCAATCGCGAGACTGTTGCAGGCTATGACCTTTCAGCGGCGATCGAACTGCACTGGTTGCCAGCCGCCGATCACGACCTCAAGCCCCTCAAAGCATCCGGCTTCAACCATGAGCAGCACCTCGACAGCGCGGTTCAAGCCATCGCCGACCGTCTGCAGTCGTGCTGA
- a CDS encoding circularly permuted type 2 ATP-grasp protein: MARTFYDEMYDASGAVRPHYCEFARWLADTPDDLLAQRRREADLLFHRAGITFTLYGDDQGTERLIPFDIIPRAIPASEWRVVERGCIQRVQALNLFLADLYHDQRIIKAGIIPAEQVLANEGYQMAMQGLDLHRDIYAHIAGVDLVRDGDGSYYVLEDNLRTPSGVSYMLEDRKMMMRLFPELFAAQRVAPVDHYPNLLLDALKSSSPLDNPTVVVLTPGRFNSAYFEHAFLAREMGVELVEGADLFVRDDKVYMRTTAGARQVDVIYRRLDDAFLDPLAFNPDSMLGVPGLLSAYRSRNVVLANAIGTGVADDKSVYPYVGDMIRFYLDEEPILKNVPTWQCRKPEELSHVLANLSELVVKETQGSGGYGMLVGPAASKAEIESFRARLIAKPEAYIAQPTLCLSTCPTFVERGIAPRHIDLRPFVLTGRETRLVPGGLTRVALREGSLVVNSSQGGGTKDTWVVED; the protein is encoded by the coding sequence ATGGCCCGCACCTTTTATGACGAGATGTACGACGCGAGCGGCGCTGTCCGCCCGCACTACTGCGAATTTGCCCGCTGGTTGGCAGACACGCCGGATGATCTGCTGGCCCAGCGCCGACGAGAAGCCGACCTTCTGTTCCACCGTGCCGGTATCACCTTCACCCTCTATGGGGATGATCAGGGCACCGAGCGCCTGATCCCCTTCGACATCATCCCGCGCGCCATCCCTGCCAGCGAATGGCGCGTCGTCGAACGCGGCTGTATCCAGCGCGTACAGGCGCTCAACCTGTTCCTTGCCGATCTTTACCATGACCAGCGCATCATCAAGGCGGGGATCATCCCGGCCGAGCAGGTGCTGGCCAACGAGGGCTACCAGATGGCCATGCAGGGCCTCGACCTGCACCGCGATATCTACGCGCACATCGCCGGGGTCGACCTAGTGCGTGACGGTGATGGCAGTTACTACGTGCTCGAAGACAACTTGCGCACGCCCAGCGGCGTCAGCTACATGCTCGAAGACCGCAAGATGATGATGCGCCTGTTCCCCGAGCTGTTCGCCGCGCAGCGCGTGGCGCCTGTGGATCACTACCCGAACCTGCTGCTCGATGCACTGAAGAGCTCCAGCCCGCTGGACAACCCCACGGTGGTGGTACTGACCCCCGGGCGCTTCAACAGCGCCTACTTCGAACACGCGTTCCTCGCCCGTGAAATGGGCGTGGAGCTGGTGGAAGGCGCTGACCTGTTCGTGCGCGACGACAAGGTCTACATGCGCACCACCGCCGGTGCGCGGCAGGTGGACGTGATCTATCGCCGCCTTGATGACGCCTTCCTCGATCCACTGGCTTTCAACCCCGACTCGATGCTCGGCGTGCCTGGCCTGCTGTCGGCCTACCGCTCGCGCAACGTGGTGCTGGCCAACGCCATCGGCACTGGCGTGGCCGACGACAAGTCGGTCTACCCGTACGTCGGCGACATGATCCGCTTCTATCTGGACGAGGAGCCGATCCTCAAGAATGTACCCACCTGGCAGTGCCGCAAGCCGGAGGAGTTGTCCCATGTGCTGGCCAATCTGTCCGAGCTGGTGGTCAAGGAAACCCAGGGCTCCGGCGGCTACGGCATGCTGGTCGGCCCGGCGGCGAGCAAGGCCGAGATCGAGAGCTTCCGCGCGCGCCTGATCGCCAAACCGGAGGCTTACATCGCCCAGCCGACGCTGTGCCTGTCGACCTGCCCGACCTTCGTCGAGCGCGGCATCGCCCCGCGCCACATCGACCTGCGCCCGTTCGTCCTGACCGGCCGTGAAACCCGCCTGGTGCCCGGTGGCCTGACCCGCGTGGCATTGCGCGAAGGCTCGTTGGTGGTCAACTCGTCGCAAGGCGGCGGCACCAAGGACACCTGGGTGGTGGAGGACTAG
- a CDS encoding alpha-E domain-containing protein — protein MLSRTASDLYWMSRYLERAENLARMLDVSYSLSLMPQDGRGDGLDELAMPLLITGTLDDYLERHGPLHAERMLHFFALDASNPGSIYCCLQAARINAHAVRGRITADMWENINATWLEMRGIAEQGLGRYGISRFCEWVKERSHLFLGATFGTIMRGEAYRFIRLGTFIERADNTLRLLDARYEMLGEEIDELEERTARSYYQWSALLRALSSFEAFAEIYRGSPRTRKVAELLLLRPEVPRSLRACMEELNLMLSGLPGENGRPAQRLAAELDARLRYTSIDEVLDEGLHAWLTDFILLVRQLGNTIHTSYLEVA, from the coding sequence ATGCTGTCGAGAACTGCCTCCGACCTGTACTGGATGTCGCGTTACCTGGAGCGTGCCGAGAACCTGGCACGTATGCTCGACGTCAGCTATTCGCTGTCGCTGATGCCGCAGGACGGCCGTGGCGATGGCCTCGATGAACTGGCCATGCCGCTGCTGATCACCGGCACCCTGGACGATTACCTGGAGCGTCACGGCCCGTTGCACGCCGAGCGCATGCTGCATTTCTTCGCCCTCGATGCGAGCAACCCCGGCAGCATCTACTGCTGCCTGCAGGCTGCGCGGATTAATGCCCATGCGGTGCGCGGGCGGATCACCGCCGACATGTGGGAAAACATCAACGCCACCTGGCTGGAGATGCGCGGTATTGCCGAGCAGGGCCTGGGCCGTTACGGCATCAGCCGCTTCTGCGAGTGGGTCAAGGAGCGTTCACACCTGTTTCTTGGCGCCACCTTCGGCACCATCATGCGCGGTGAGGCCTATCGCTTCATTCGCCTGGGCACCTTCATCGAGCGCGCTGACAACACCCTGCGTCTACTCGATGCTCGTTATGAAATGCTCGGCGAGGAAATCGACGAGCTGGAAGAGCGTACGGCGCGTAGCTATTACCAATGGAGTGCCTTGCTGCGCGCGCTGTCCTCGTTCGAGGCCTTCGCCGAGATCTATCGAGGCTCGCCACGCACGCGCAAGGTCGCCGAACTGCTCTTGCTGCGCCCCGAGGTACCGCGCTCGCTGCGTGCCTGCATGGAAGAACTGAATCTAATGCTTTCCGGTCTGCCGGGTGAGAACGGTCGCCCGGCACAACGCCTGGCCGCCGAACTGGATGCGCGCCTGCGCTACACCAGTATCGATGAAGTGCTCGATGAAGGCCTGCATGCCTGGCTCACCGACTTCATCCTGCTGGTGCGCCAGTTGGGCAACACCATCCACACGTCCTACCTGGAGGTCGCATGA
- a CDS encoding transglutaminase family protein: MRLSISHDTTYRYDDQVRASIQYLRLTPHDSERQQVLSWQLDLPRPVHAQLDPYGNILHVLTLDEPHESIVIGARGQVEIDETCEAEHERQSALPFLRFTCLTQADDAIREFAAQQSRARTDRSGLIELMHALNAHIAYQPGITAVDTSATEAFAGRRGVCQDHTHAFLACARSLGVPARYVSGYLYTDDAEHLASHAWAEAWVGDAWYSFDVTNCLARPERHLKLAVGLDYLDACPVRGMRRGGGCEQMHAQVQVAPLLQVRQQ, translated from the coding sequence ATGAGACTCTCGATCAGCCATGACACCACCTACCGTTACGATGACCAGGTACGCGCCAGTATCCAGTACCTGCGCCTGACCCCGCATGACAGCGAACGCCAGCAGGTGCTCAGCTGGCAGCTCGACCTGCCGCGCCCGGTGCACGCCCAGCTCGATCCCTACGGCAACATCCTGCACGTGCTGACCCTGGACGAGCCGCACGAATCCATCGTCATTGGCGCACGCGGCCAGGTGGAGATCGACGAAACCTGCGAGGCCGAGCACGAGCGTCAGTCGGCGCTGCCGTTTTTGCGCTTCACCTGCCTGACTCAGGCCGATGACGCCATTCGTGAATTTGCCGCGCAGCAGAGCAGGGCGCGGACCGATCGCAGCGGCCTGATCGAGCTGATGCACGCGCTCAACGCCCATATCGCTTATCAGCCGGGTATCACCGCTGTGGATACCAGCGCGACCGAAGCATTCGCCGGCCGTCGTGGCGTCTGCCAGGATCACACCCACGCCTTTCTCGCCTGCGCGCGCAGCCTCGGCGTGCCGGCGCGTTACGTGTCGGGCTATCTCTACACCGATGATGCCGAGCACCTGGCCAGCCACGCCTGGGCTGAGGCCTGGGTCGGCGATGCCTGGTACAGCTTCGACGTGACCAACTGCCTGGCACGCCCGGAACGACATCTGAAGCTGGCAGTCGGCCTGGACTACCTCGATGCCTGCCCGGTGCGTGGCATGCGCCGAGGCGGTGGTTGCGAGCAGATGCACGCGCAGGTACAGGTGGCGCCGCTGCTGCAGGTGCGTCAGCAGTGA
- a CDS encoding cytochrome c — MRALLLALLVLGGTAQAAQLEIHLSGGQRSWSSSELLGHPQARDIEIDDDVSYKRPMRYRAVPISALLDGVTAGDHLQAVALDGFAAELPAATLLAREGAKAWLAIEDPQRPWPPLAKDKPSAGPFYLVWTDPAASQIGPEQWPFQVARIRQLATVEQRFPALLPAVDASTEIRAGFTAYQKNCMACHRLNGAGDSEFGPDLNIPHSPTEYFTGDFLRQYIRDPQSLRRWPQGRMPGFSEQVPAPAELERLIAYLQHMSQRKNAPKPDNT; from the coding sequence GTGAGGGCTCTGCTACTTGCACTGTTGGTTCTGGGCGGCACAGCGCAGGCGGCGCAGCTTGAGATACATCTGAGCGGCGGACAACGCAGCTGGAGCAGCAGCGAGTTGCTCGGCCATCCGCAAGCACGTGATATCGAGATAGACGACGACGTGAGTTACAAGCGGCCCATGCGTTACCGAGCGGTGCCCATAAGCGCCCTGCTGGACGGCGTAACTGCTGGCGACCACCTACAGGCCGTGGCCCTCGACGGCTTTGCTGCCGAGCTACCGGCCGCCACCCTGCTGGCGCGCGAGGGTGCCAAGGCGTGGCTGGCCATCGAGGATCCACAACGCCCCTGGCCACCGCTGGCCAAGGATAAGCCCAGCGCCGGTCCCTTCTATCTGGTCTGGACCGATCCGGCCGCCAGCCAGATCGGCCCGGAGCAGTGGCCCTTCCAGGTCGCCCGGATTCGCCAGCTCGCCACTGTTGAACAACGCTTCCCTGCCTTGCTGCCGGCAGTGGATGCCAGCACCGAAATCCGTGCCGGCTTCACCGCGTATCAGAAGAACTGCATGGCCTGCCACCGACTCAATGGCGCTGGCGACTCCGAGTTCGGCCCGGACCTGAACATTCCGCACAGCCCGACCGAATATTTCACCGGCGACTTCCTGCGCCAGTACATCCGTGACCCACAAAGCCTGCGACGTTGGCCGCAGGGGCGCATGCCGGGGTTCAGCGAACAGGTACCAGCACCTGCCGAACTGGAACGACTGATCGCCTACCTGCAGCACATGAGCCAGCGCAAGAACGCCCCGAAACCTGACAACACCTAG
- a CDS encoding rhodanese-like domain-containing protein, whose amino-acid sequence MRFLILLSSLLTFLGAQAEEIDQAAALATLQRADSLLIDVRSSEEFSAGALPGAIRIGHDEIAAQIASIAPDKDRPLVLYCRSGRRSGLAKQSLENLGYRQVINAGAYDDLLPLLEAEE is encoded by the coding sequence ATGCGTTTTCTCATTTTGTTGAGCAGCCTGCTCACCTTTCTTGGCGCCCAGGCTGAAGAAATCGATCAAGCCGCCGCTCTGGCCACCCTGCAACGGGCCGACAGCCTGCTTATCGACGTACGCAGCAGCGAAGAATTTTCCGCTGGCGCCCTGCCTGGCGCCATTCGCATCGGTCATGACGAGATCGCTGCGCAGATCGCCAGCATCGCACCGGACAAGGACCGGCCTCTGGTGCTCTATTGCCGCAGCGGTCGCCGCTCGGGACTGGCCAAGCAAAGCCTGGAGAACCTGGGTTACCGCCAGGTGATCAATGCCGGCGCTTATGACGATCTGCTACCTCTGCTGGAGGCCGAGGAGTGA